One Bacteroidota bacterium genomic window carries:
- a CDS encoding class I SAM-dependent methyltransferase produces the protein MDTIKQTNQQLESLLKKGNISREDFRKIDNIIALIGSQIRNNILSKSDVAKINSNFPEDFVKNTVQGHGLSKPFGYAGDYLMIDKIYTYHKSDKPEYAIWDEYLHQQSAPIAVRNRKEYFKNVIEKKMTDYTTLKLLDVASGPARDLYEVYSKLPLNKTIHTTCIEMDENAIFFAKGLNHEFLNSIKFVHKNIFKHRESEKYDLIWSAGLFDYFSDKAFLMVLGKFKEWLKVGGEIIIGNFNEDYNPSRDYMEIFGDWYLNHRTEEQLFKLAIFAGFKGRQIRIGKEPENVNLFLHIRND, from the coding sequence ATGGACACCATTAAACAAACCAACCAACAGCTTGAATCTTTGCTTAAAAAAGGCAATATTAGTCGTGAAGATTTTCGTAAAATCGACAATATTATTGCATTAATAGGTTCTCAGATCAGAAACAACATTCTGTCAAAATCGGATGTTGCAAAAATCAATTCAAATTTTCCGGAAGATTTTGTTAAAAATACCGTGCAGGGCCACGGTTTAAGCAAACCATTTGGTTATGCCGGTGATTATTTGATGATTGATAAAATTTATACTTATCATAAATCCGATAAACCTGAATATGCCATTTGGGATGAATATTTACATCAGCAATCGGCACCAATCGCGGTGAGAAACCGAAAGGAATATTTCAAAAATGTTATCGAAAAAAAGATGACCGATTACACCACACTAAAATTATTAGATGTGGCAAGTGGCCCTGCACGCGATCTCTACGAAGTTTATTCAAAACTACCTTTAAACAAAACCATTCATACCACTTGTATTGAAATGGACGAAAACGCCATCTTCTTTGCAAAAGGATTGAACCATGAATTTTTGAACAGCATCAAATTTGTCCACAAAAATATTTTCAAACATCGTGAAAGTGAGAAATACGATTTAATATGGTCGGCAGGGCTATTCGATTATTTTAGTGACAAAGCATTTTTGATGGTGCTGGGCAAGTTTAAAGAATGGTTAAAAGTCGGGGGTGAAATCATTATCGGAAACTTTAATGAAGATTATAATCCGAGCCGCGATTATATGGAAATATTCGGCGACTGGTACCTCAATCACCGTACTGAAGAGCAACTGTTTAAACTTGCAATATTTGCAGGATTTAAAGGCCGACAAATCAGGATAGGAAAAGAGCCGGAAAATGTGAATTTGTTTTTGCATATAAGGAATGACTAG